From the genome of Malus domestica chromosome 04, GDT2T_hap1, one region includes:
- the LOC114824397 gene encoding uncharacterized protein: MQRLSFSNALTSPTPLFLHTELSHLSLQSLTLTPKPMIIRMGGGPRTFPGGVSKWQWKRMQAKKAKQLLKARLCRERQIYEMRKRAELKAAVSELERPWEVVEKAPNLFSVNADEQVKVLADRFQKPGGFDLWTERDGPQLFHTMEDLPSARFFPKGVVHSVRPYKRISGPEELESLELEDGGFGGAEELGDGFKGKGKLGSGSFDSEESDGEGLNLKHALESLSVNGQSGKKYDGRVVKRGNRRNSKSSVGFDNAEAGFDRKQRGPSPTMRGAEAGSDRKRRGQSPTRKTRSSKRNDSGSEVFDMSLQQDGSYELREHNGKP; encoded by the coding sequence ATGCAGCGCCTCTCGTTCTCCAATGCCTTAACGTCCCCAACCCCTCTCTTCCTCCACACGGAGCTCTCCCACCTCTCCCTCCAATCCCTAACTCTAACACCCAAACCCATGATAATCCGGATGGGCGGCGGGCCCAGAACCTTCCCCGGCGGCGTATCCAAGTGGCAGTGGAAGCGCATGCAGGCGAAAAAAGCCAAGCAGCTCCTCAAGGCGCGGCTCTGCCGCGAGCGCCAAATCTACGAGATGCGAAAGAGGGCCGAGCTCAAAGCCGCCGTGTCCGAGCTTGAGCGGCCGTGGGAGGTTGTCGAGAAAGCTCCGAACTTGTTTTCTGTCAACGCCGACGAGCAAGTCAAGGTCTTGGCTGATAGGTTTCAGAAGCCTGGTGGATTCGATTTGTGGACGGAGAGGGACGGCCCGCAGCTGTTTCATACCATGGAGGACTTACCCTCCGCGAGGTTTTTCCCCAAAGGGGTTGTTCATAGTGTGAGGCCGTATAAAAGGATTTCTGGGCCGGAGGAATTGGAGAGTTTGGAGCTTGAAGATGGAGGATTTGGAGGAGCTGAGGAATTGGGAGATGGGTTTAAGGGTAAGGGGAAATTGGGAAGTGGGTCGTTCGATTCAGAGGAATCAGATGGGGAGGGTTTGAATCTGAAACATGCTCTGGAATCGTTGAGTGTGAATGGCCAAAGTGGGAAGAAGTACGATGGCAGAGTGGTGAAGAGAGGGAATAGGAGAAATTCTAAGTCTTCAGTTGGGTTTGATAATGCGGAAGCCGGTTTTGATAGGAAACAGAGAGGACCGAGTCCCACAATGCGCGGTGCAGAAGCTGGTTCTGATAGGAAACGGAGAGGGCAGAGTCCAACAAGAAAGACTCGGAGTAGTAAGCGAAATGATTCAGGATCTGAAGTTTTTGATATGAGCTTGCAGCAAGATGGAAGCTATGAACTTAGAGAGCATAACGGCAAGCCATGA
- the LOC103419369 gene encoding probable proteasome inhibitor has protein sequence MANDKSVMAVIRAARPNFRNNDDKVVFAVHASFLAAGYVLTAAGPPAFSESALSSSSTDEVGMEQWNELDGEYAFVYMNPEKGSKKVLVKCLTMNGKLLVDALADGSSQPVHLEIDVGDYVGEDGGSNYSTQFKNLENLVKKLDTEVLSKLYGSGSSTSGSSINPVSSEKSERSTTESVSGPSRFHTGPSAPYTDPSGIAYPPVMPYGGSDVLPGPGAGVYPSRGDGSGSMLVGPHDPRWFGGVGDPGFSFDPSRPAGVPPGARFDPYGPPGVPGFEPNRFARNPRRPPGGGTHPDLEHFGSGSDFI, from the exons ATGGCGAACGACAAGTCGGTGATGGCAGTAATCAGAGCCGCGAGGCCGAACTTCCGCAACAACGACGACAAGGTCGTTTTCGCCGTTCACGCCTCCTTCCTCGCCGCTGGCTACGTCCTCACCGCCGCCGGTCCCCCTGCCTTCTCCGAATCCGCTCTCTCCTCATCTTCTACGG ATGAAGTGGGCATGGAGCAGTGGAACGAGCTCGACGGCGAGTACGCATTCGTCTATATGAACCCAGAAAAGGGCTCGAAGAAGGTGCTGGTTAAGTGCCTTACGATGAACGGCAAGTTGCTTGTGGATGCACTGGCTGATGGGAGCTCTCAGCCCGTCCATCTCGAAATCGA TGTTGGTGATTATGTTGGAGAGGATGGGGGCAGCAATTACTCCACACAGTTCAAGAATTTAGAGAATCTGGTGAAGAAATTGGATACTGAAGTTCTGTCAAAATTATATGGGTCTGGATCGTCCACATCCGGTTCTTCAATTAACCCTGTAAG TTCAGAAAAGAGTGAGAGATCAACAACTGAGTCTGTTTCTGGACCTTCACGCTTTCACACTGGACCTTCAGCCCCTTACACTGATCCTTCAGG AATTGCGTATCCTCCTGTCATGCCTTATGGTGGTAGTGATGTTCTTCCTGGGCCTGGTGCTGGAGTCTACCCTTCAAG GGGTGATGGTAGTGGAAGCATGCTTGTAG GACCCCATGACCCTCGTTGGTTTGGTGGCGTTGGAGACCCTGGGTTTAGTTTTGATCCCTCTAGGCCAGCAGGTGTTCCACCAGGTGCTCGTTTTGATCCCTATGGGCCCCCAGGTGTTCCAGGTTTTGAGCCTAATCGATTTGCAAG GAATCCACGGAGGCCGCCGGGAGGTGGCACTCATCCAGACCTGGAGCATTTCGGGAGCGGCTCAGATTTCATTTAG